The segment TTACCAACCATGATCCAACCGCCGAGGAGTTCGAAAGCTATGAACTGAATCGGGAAAAGATCATACCGGGTGGGCGCACGGCGGTGATTTTCGTAGGTCCACTTGGACCCGGCGAGTATCCGTTTTTCGGTGAGTTCTTTCCGAATACTGCTCAAGGAAGACTGATCGCGAAATGAGGCGTGCATGTTGCTGACCACTGCAGTGCTGGTACTGCGCGAGACACTCGAAGCCACCGTCGTGGTGAGCGTGTTGCTCGCCTGGTC is part of the Pseudomonadales bacterium genome and harbors:
- a CDS encoding cupredoxin domain-containing protein, coding for MRGFTAVLLGWFWPVAAVVAGQAEFQLEIRDHLFFPSELVVPANTKIRLLITNHDPTAEEFESYELNREKIIPGGRTAVIFVGPLGPGEYPFFGEFFPNTAQGRLIAK